In Brevibacillus brevis NBRC 100599, a single genomic region encodes these proteins:
- a CDS encoding rhodanese-like domain-containing protein, whose product MSFTTILLLFAYAVIIWYLISRFLPVKGLENLKSDQFKERVNQKSRVLLIDVREPHEYKAGHIPSAVNIPLSALDQRAKEISSKNDILLYCRSGMRSKRAAKILKKHGVSQMAHLQGGFITWSGPKKKK is encoded by the coding sequence ATGAGTTTCACTACGATTCTTTTGCTGTTCGCCTATGCGGTCATTATTTGGTATCTCATCTCTCGCTTCCTTCCTGTAAAGGGGTTGGAAAATCTCAAGTCAGATCAGTTCAAGGAACGGGTTAACCAAAAAAGCAGGGTGCTGCTCATCGATGTACGCGAACCGCACGAATATAAAGCGGGTCACATTCCATCAGCAGTGAATATCCCTTTGTCTGCGCTCGACCAACGTGCAAAAGAAATTTCCAGCAAAAACGATATATTGCTATACTGCCGGAGCGGGATGCGTAGCAAGCGGGCAGCAAAAATTTTAAAGAAACACGGCGTTTCGCAGATGGCTCACCTGCAAGGCGGGTTCATCACCTGGAGTGGTCCGAAAAAAAAGAAGTAA
- a CDS encoding DsrE/DsrF/DrsH-like family protein, protein MEKQKEKTTIVLFSGDLDKAIAAFIIANGAAAYDHDVTIFFTFWGLNTMRKDEIVKVEKGWLEKAFGWMMPRGAKKLGLSKMNMMGMGPEMIKHVMKKHNALTLPQLIELAQEQGVKLVACTMTMDLLGLKQEELLDGMEYAGVAAYLGDATQAKVNLFI, encoded by the coding sequence TGGATAAAGCAATTGCAGCCTTTATTATTGCGAACGGAGCTGCTGCCTATGATCATGATGTCACGATTTTCTTCACCTTCTGGGGACTCAATACGATGCGCAAAGACGAGATCGTGAAGGTAGAAAAGGGATGGCTTGAAAAAGCGTTCGGTTGGATGATGCCAAGGGGCGCCAAGAAGCTCGGACTGTCTAAAATGAACATGATGGGCATGGGGCCAGAAATGATCAAGCATGTCATGAAAAAGCACAATGCCCTGACGCTTCCACAACTCATCGAGCTGGCACAGGAGCAGGGAGTGAAGCTGGTCGCTTGTACGATGACGATGGACTTGCTCGGCCTCAAGCAGGAGGAATTGCTTGACGGAATGGAGTATGCAGGTGTAGCTGCTTATTTGGGGGATGCGACACAGGCAAAAGTAAACCTGTTTATTTAA
- a CDS encoding class I SAM-dependent methyltransferase, whose product MMIDCHHPSSMKDRMMFFYNFLRSPGQVGSITPSSRALCKQMVAPIDWEQAHTIVELGAGTGIFTKWIEQKKKPEAVLVSFEKETKMRMRLEPQFPDVRFHEDAVDLNRVLTDAGLGKADCILSGLPFANFPQELRDQIMDQVYHALKPGGVFVAFQYSLQMKKQLSSVFEQVSVKMVPLNLPPAFVYICRKDDGKGVG is encoded by the coding sequence ATGATGATCGATTGTCATCATCCATCCAGCATGAAGGATCGGATGATGTTCTTCTATAATTTTTTGCGGTCACCTGGCCAAGTTGGCAGTATTACTCCTAGCTCCCGTGCGCTTTGTAAACAAATGGTTGCGCCCATCGACTGGGAGCAAGCACATACAATTGTGGAATTAGGAGCAGGAACGGGGATTTTTACGAAGTGGATCGAGCAAAAGAAAAAACCGGAAGCCGTACTGGTATCCTTTGAAAAGGAGACCAAGATGCGCATGAGGTTGGAACCACAATTTCCCGATGTACGATTCCACGAAGATGCGGTAGATTTGAATCGGGTTCTTACGGACGCAGGACTGGGGAAAGCCGACTGTATTTTGTCAGGATTGCCATTTGCCAACTTCCCACAAGAGCTGCGTGATCAAATTATGGATCAGGTATATCATGCGCTAAAACCAGGCGGAGTATTTGTCGCCTTTCAATATTCGCTGCAAATGAAAAAGCAGCTTTCCTCTGTATTTGAACAAGTATCGGTGAAAATGGTTCCATTGAATCTGCCACCTGCCTTTGTCTACATCTGCCGAAAGGATGATGGTAAGGGTGTTGGCTAG
- a CDS encoding NAD(P)-dependent oxidoreductase, with amino-acid sequence MKIAIVAASGKAGKVIMKEALDRGHQVTAIVRDASKIEQKDVAVIQKDVFDLTAADLNGFDVVVNAFGAPAGQEHLHVESGKALIEALKGAPSTRLLVVGGAGSLFVDEAKTLRLVETPDFPKAYLATAQKHGEYLRVLEESNGIQWTYISPSAFFDAAGERTGAYRLGKDHLLVNANGQSYVSYADYAVAMLDEIENPKHQNERFTVGS; translated from the coding sequence ATGAAGATTGCAATTGTAGCAGCAAGCGGTAAAGCAGGTAAGGTAATTATGAAAGAGGCGTTGGATCGTGGCCATCAAGTGACAGCGATTGTGCGTGATGCATCCAAAATCGAGCAAAAAGATGTAGCTGTGATTCAGAAAGATGTGTTTGACCTGACAGCAGCAGATTTGAATGGATTTGACGTAGTCGTAAACGCTTTTGGCGCACCAGCAGGTCAAGAACATCTGCATGTCGAGTCTGGGAAGGCTCTGATTGAAGCATTGAAGGGTGCTCCTTCTACTCGTTTGCTCGTTGTAGGTGGTGCAGGCAGTTTGTTTGTAGACGAAGCCAAAACACTGCGCCTAGTAGAAACTCCTGATTTCCCTAAGGCTTACTTGGCAACTGCACAAAAGCATGGAGAGTACTTGCGTGTATTGGAAGAATCAAACGGCATTCAATGGACGTATATCAGTCCATCTGCCTTTTTTGACGCAGCAGGAGAGAGAACAGGCGCGTACCGACTCGGAAAAGACCATCTGTTAGTGAACGCGAACGGACAGAGCTATGTGAGCTACGCTGACTATGCAGTGGCGATGCTCGATGAAATCGAAAATCCGAAGCATCAAAATGAGCGCTTCACAGTAGGCTCCTAA
- a CDS encoding DUF4870 domain-containing protein — protein MDYRGVKVITHASTFFAPILVPILVWLLVQNRDAKNMALQALFFHIIMTVLIAISWFFTFLLIGIPFLIVFGLMAIYYPIKGILYSLNGRPFSYPFVGGIGR, from the coding sequence ATGGATTATAGAGGTGTAAAAGTCATAACGCACGCTAGCACATTTTTTGCACCGATCCTTGTGCCCATTCTGGTCTGGCTGCTCGTACAAAATCGTGACGCCAAAAATATGGCGCTGCAAGCTTTGTTCTTCCATATCATTATGACGGTGCTCATCGCGATTTCCTGGTTCTTCACCTTCTTGTTGATCGGGATTCCGTTCCTGATTGTGTTTGGACTGATGGCGATCTACTACCCGATTAAAGGTATCCTTTACTCCTTAAATGGACGCCCGTTTTCCTACCCATTCGTTGGTGGGATTGGCCGATAA
- a CDS encoding metal-sensitive transcriptional regulator, with translation MDYNYSDDIKRRLKRIEGQVRGVLKMMDEQKNCKDVVAQLSAVRNASDKAIAQIVAENLQRCLLEEQAAGGDTSKLVKEAVELLVKSR, from the coding sequence ATGGATTACAACTATAGTGACGATATCAAAAGACGTTTAAAACGAATCGAAGGACAAGTCCGCGGTGTGCTGAAAATGATGGACGAGCAGAAAAACTGCAAAGACGTAGTAGCGCAGCTCTCTGCCGTTCGCAACGCTTCAGACAAGGCGATTGCCCAGATTGTAGCGGAAAACCTGCAACGCTGTTTGTTAGAGGAACAGGCTGCTGGAGGAGACACGAGCAAGCTGGTGAAAGAAGCCGTAGAGCTTTTGGTCAAGAGCCGTTAA